The following are encoded in a window of Chitinophagaceae bacterium genomic DNA:
- a CDS encoding DUF2071 domain-containing protein, with amino-acid sequence MPSTFLTAVWKNLIMANYIVDPSLLKPYLPAKTEPDVFNGNVYVSLVGFMFTNTRLMGVRIPCHENFEEVNLRFYVRYNDQGEWKRGTVFIKEIVPKPAISFIANTVYHEKYDTKKMSHFFIDRGNELSAGYHWKHQNRWNKIEATTESIAWPMQPGSEEAFIAEHYWGYSGYDADTTFEYNVQHPAWRVFNVKDHCIDCDFGSLYGADFSGLQTTRPNSVFMAEGSAVSVLKKRKL; translated from the coding sequence ATGCCCTCTACTTTTCTTACTGCTGTATGGAAGAACCTCATCATGGCAAATTACATTGTTGATCCTTCCCTGCTCAAACCATACCTGCCGGCTAAAACGGAACCGGATGTCTTTAATGGGAACGTTTATGTGAGCCTGGTTGGGTTCATGTTCACAAATACCCGGCTGATGGGGGTCAGGATCCCTTGTCATGAGAATTTTGAGGAAGTGAATCTCCGGTTTTATGTGCGGTACAATGACCAGGGAGAATGGAAGCGGGGAACCGTGTTCATCAAAGAGATCGTGCCAAAGCCAGCCATCAGTTTTATTGCCAATACGGTTTATCATGAAAAATACGATACCAAAAAGATGAGTCATTTTTTTATTGACAGGGGAAATGAACTTTCAGCCGGGTATCACTGGAAACATCAAAACAGGTGGAATAAGATCGAAGCAACGACAGAAAGCATTGCATGGCCGATGCAGCCCGGAAGTGAAGAGGCATTCATAGCAGAACATTATTGGGGCTACTCAGGATATGATGCGGATACCACGTTTGAATACAATGTTCAGCACCCGGCCTGGCGGGTATTCAACGTAAAGGATCATTGCATTGATTGTGATTTTGGTTCTTTGTATGGGGCTGATTTTTCCGGGTTGCAGACAACCAGGCCCAATTCTGTTTTTATGGCAGAAGGATCTGCAGTCTCCGTTTTAAAAAAGCGGAAATTATAG
- a CDS encoding NAD(P)/FAD-dependent oxidoreductase, whose amino-acid sequence MKLVILGGGFGGLRLARKLSNKPGFDITLIDRFNYHQFQPLFYQVATAGLDASNISFPLRKVFQKSRNIRFRMAEVQAIKPDEKKVITDTGDFEFDALVIATGADTNFFGNDVLKENAFPMKSTVEALQLRHRLIHNFEDALHVNSGIELKRLMNIVIVGAGPTGVELSGAIADMKRFVLPKDYPELDFSKMNIYLLEGTGRTLAAMSKRSGVQSQKYLENLGVTVLTNTLLKSYDGKTAILQNGDSIETAMLIWAAGIKGNVPEGIKGDMIARGNRIKVNRYCQVNGFEDIYAIGDVAFMEEPAWPDGHPQVAPVAMQMADLLVKNFRMGNGGKQKKEFTYKDKGSMATVGRNLAVVDVPRPKLHFGGFFAWMIWMGLHLMLILGVKNRFFVFSNWLYNYLTYDQNLRLIFKEFYRENKNKTA is encoded by the coding sequence ATGAAACTTGTAATATTGGGTGGCGGCTTTGGCGGGCTAAGGCTGGCACGTAAACTCAGCAATAAGCCCGGTTTTGATATTACCCTCATTGACCGGTTCAATTACCACCAGTTTCAGCCCTTGTTTTACCAGGTGGCTACGGCCGGGCTGGATGCCAGCAATATCTCATTTCCACTCCGGAAAGTGTTTCAGAAAAGCAGGAACATCCGTTTTCGTATGGCGGAAGTGCAGGCAATAAAACCGGACGAAAAAAAAGTGATCACCGATACCGGTGATTTTGAATTTGATGCGCTGGTGATCGCCACCGGGGCCGATACCAATTTCTTCGGCAATGACGTGCTGAAGGAAAATGCATTTCCCATGAAGAGTACGGTGGAAGCACTGCAACTGCGCCACCGGCTGATACACAATTTTGAAGATGCCCTGCACGTGAACTCCGGAATTGAATTGAAACGGCTGATGAATATTGTGATCGTGGGTGCCGGGCCAACGGGCGTGGAACTGAGCGGTGCCATTGCTGATATGAAACGTTTTGTGTTGCCAAAGGACTATCCCGAACTTGATTTTTCAAAGATGAATATCTACCTGCTGGAAGGAACGGGCCGGACGCTGGCTGCCATGAGTAAGCGGTCGGGTGTGCAATCGCAGAAGTACCTGGAGAACCTGGGAGTTACTGTTTTAACGAATACCCTGTTGAAATCGTACGATGGTAAAACAGCCATACTTCAGAATGGAGACAGCATTGAAACGGCCATGCTGATCTGGGCGGCCGGTATCAAAGGAAATGTTCCTGAAGGAATTAAAGGAGATATGATCGCCAGGGGCAACCGTATCAAAGTGAACAGGTATTGCCAGGTAAATGGTTTTGAAGATATTTATGCCATCGGCGATGTAGCGTTTATGGAAGAACCGGCCTGGCCCGATGGTCATCCGCAGGTAGCGCCGGTTGCCATGCAGATGGCGGACCTGCTGGTAAAGAATTTTAGGATGGGCAACGGGGGTAAACAAAAGAAAGAATTTACTTACAAGGATAAAGGAAGCATGGCAACCGTTGGCCGGAACCTGGCAGTGGTGGATGTGCCCAGGCCTAAACTGCACTTCGGCGGGTTCTTTGCCTGGATGATATGGATGGGGCTGCACCTGATGCTGATACTGGGTGTGAAGAACCGCTTCTTTGTATTCAGCAACTGGTTGTATAATTATCTTACCTACGACCAGAACCTGCGGCTGATATTCAAAGAATTTTACCGGGAGAATAAAAATAAAACTGCATAG
- a CDS encoding PorP/SprF family type IX secretion system membrane protein, whose amino-acid sequence MKYKLLIAFFAGIASVSNAQQLQTSSMYDLQGMIHNPSVAGTQENSSIGLSYRSQWSGISGSPKTATLFGSFDVPKFGMGVGAVVYNDKTGPTSRTGISLMLAKHIRGNNGSVFSIGIENRLQQYAIDKGKLTEALGSDPVLGSSDNRFKYDAGFGFSYTSKKVQVGASVSQLVQSKLDFYSGNLTRNEEARLYRHYYLHGLYNWYVDGTTVITPNVLLIYLPNAPLNYQLGARVEFNELFWFGGGYRSHQSFMLSAGVNIGKKLTLGYAYDNYISPISSFDNGADAHEVLLRYNFSKK is encoded by the coding sequence ATGAAATATAAATTATTGATCGCCTTTTTTGCCGGTATTGCATCGGTATCAAATGCACAGCAGTTACAAACATCATCCATGTACGACCTGCAGGGGATGATCCACAACCCTTCTGTGGCCGGAACGCAGGAGAACAGCAGCATCGGGCTGAGTTACCGCAGCCAGTGGTCAGGCATCAGCGGCAGCCCGAAGACCGCCACCCTTTTTGGTTCATTTGATGTACCTAAGTTTGGAATGGGGGTGGGGGCCGTTGTTTATAACGATAAGACCGGGCCTACTTCCAGGACAGGTATTTCACTGATGCTGGCAAAACATATCCGTGGTAATAACGGAAGTGTGTTTTCCATCGGCATTGAGAACAGGCTCCAGCAATATGCCATTGATAAAGGAAAACTTACGGAAGCCCTGGGTTCCGACCCGGTCCTGGGATCCAGCGATAACCGTTTTAAATACGATGCCGGCTTTGGGTTTTCCTATACCAGCAAAAAAGTTCAGGTGGGCGCCTCAGTTTCACAGCTGGTGCAGTCGAAACTGGACTTTTACAGCGGCAACCTTACCCGGAATGAAGAAGCAAGATTGTACAGGCATTATTACCTGCATGGCCTCTACAACTGGTACGTGGACGGAACAACCGTTATTACTCCAAATGTCCTCTTAATATATTTGCCTAACGCTCCTTTGAATTACCAACTGGGCGCCCGGGTGGAATTTAATGAACTGTTTTGGTTTGGCGGGGGTTACCGGTCCCACCAGAGTTTTATGTTATCTGCCGGCGTGAACATTGGTAAGAAACTTACCCTTGGTTATGCCTATGATAACTATATCTCCCCGATCAGCAGTTTTGATAACGGTGCCGATGCCCACGAGGTATTGCTCCGTTACAATTTTTCTAAAAAATAA